Proteins encoded together in one Desulfatirhabdium butyrativorans DSM 18734 window:
- a CDS encoding rod shape-determining protein has translation MSFFSGLLGMFSSDLAIDLGTANTLVYVRGKGIVLREPSVVAVRTDDRMKNRVLAVGLEAKNMLGKTPGNIVAIRPMREGVIADFEVTEAMLRHFIQKVHNRRSFVRPRIIVAVPSGITQVEKRAVRESAESAGAREVFLIEEPMAAAIGAGLPITEPTCNMVVDIGGGTTEVAVISLAGIVYCRSLRVAGDKMDAAIMQYVKRKYNLLIGERTSEIIKTTIGNAYPDPEHIETIDVKGRDLVSGIPKILTIDSDEVRMAITEQLDAILETVKIALEQTPPELSADIVDRGIVLTGGGALLKNLDKLLMEESGLPISIAEDPLSTVALGSGKALDNIEILRQVMIN, from the coding sequence ATGAGTTTTTTCAGTGGATTGCTGGGAATGTTTTCGAGTGATTTGGCCATTGATCTCGGTACGGCCAACACGCTTGTCTATGTAAGGGGCAAAGGCATTGTTCTAAGGGAGCCTTCCGTTGTGGCGGTTCGAACGGATGATCGCATGAAGAATCGGGTTCTTGCCGTCGGGTTGGAAGCCAAAAACATGCTGGGTAAAACACCGGGGAATATTGTTGCGATCCGACCGATGCGCGAAGGTGTTATTGCCGATTTTGAAGTAACCGAAGCGATGCTCAGGCACTTCATTCAGAAGGTGCACAACCGCCGATCCTTTGTACGACCCCGAATTATTGTGGCGGTGCCTTCGGGAATCACCCAGGTGGAAAAAAGGGCTGTTCGTGAATCGGCGGAGTCGGCCGGGGCAAGAGAGGTGTTTCTGATCGAGGAACCAATGGCTGCCGCCATTGGTGCGGGTTTGCCGATTACCGAGCCTACATGCAATATGGTCGTGGATATTGGGGGAGGGACAACGGAAGTAGCTGTCATCTCGCTTGCGGGCATCGTCTATTGCAGATCGCTGAGGGTAGCAGGAGACAAGATGGATGCTGCCATCATGCAATATGTCAAACGGAAGTATAATCTGTTAATTGGTGAGAGAACCTCGGAGATCATCAAGACGACGATCGGTAATGCATATCCGGATCCGGAACATATCGAGACCATTGATGTGAAGGGCAGAGATTTGGTTTCCGGAATCCCGAAAATATTGACAATCGACTCCGATGAAGTTCGGATGGCCATAACTGAACAATTGGATGCAATCCTCGAAACGGTCAAGATTGCGCTTGAGCAGACTCCGCCCGAATTGTCTGCAGATATAGTAGACCGTGGCATTGTTCTGACAGGTGGTGGAGCGCTGCTGAAGAATCTCGACAAATTGTTGATGGAAGAGTCCGGATTGCCGATTTCCATAGCGGAGGATCCACTTTCCACTGTGGCACTTGGTTCCGGAAAGGCCTTGGATAACATCGAGATTTTAAGACAGGTCATGATCAACTGA
- the mreC gene encoding rod shape-determining protein MreC has product MLNRNVVIVLVLVLLIVVNMLILSISSTKHEVTGAQTQIGMRIVSPLQEALITMYRSARNVWDQYFWTLSVIQENDMLKEKLRSGFEERNRLKEVELENQRLHRLLDMRDHASYRSVVCQIVGKDPSPWFKTLIVDKGKVQGVQKGMSVLAPEGIVGQVIDVTEGFAKILLLVDGNCAVDAIGQLSRVRGIVKGGTNGDCIMQYVSRKDEIEVGETVISSGLDGVYRKGLPIGEVVSVTKQHSGMFQEITINPFVDFDRLEEVIIVLDRPQTDWGRP; this is encoded by the coding sequence ATGTTGAATCGTAATGTGGTCATCGTTTTGGTGTTGGTTTTGTTGATCGTAGTCAACATGCTGATTCTATCCATATCCTCAACCAAACATGAAGTGACCGGTGCCCAAACACAGATCGGCATGCGGATTGTTTCCCCACTGCAAGAGGCATTGATCACGATGTATCGATCTGCACGCAACGTCTGGGATCAATATTTCTGGACACTTTCTGTGATCCAGGAGAACGATATGCTGAAAGAGAAATTGCGTAGCGGATTCGAAGAGCGGAATCGACTCAAGGAAGTAGAACTGGAAAATCAACGGTTGCATCGATTGCTCGACATGCGCGATCATGCATCATACAGGAGTGTTGTTTGTCAGATTGTCGGGAAAGATCCATCTCCGTGGTTTAAAACACTCATTGTGGATAAAGGCAAGGTTCAGGGCGTTCAAAAAGGCATGTCGGTCCTTGCTCCTGAAGGCATCGTTGGACAAGTGATTGATGTGACAGAAGGATTTGCAAAGATACTATTGCTGGTTGACGGAAACTGTGCAGTAGATGCGATCGGACAATTGTCAAGAGTGCGCGGTATTGTCAAGGGTGGAACCAATGGCGACTGTATCATGCAGTATGTGTCCAGAAAGGATGAAATTGAAGTTGGTGAAACGGTTATTTCCTCAGGTCTCGATGGCGTATATCGAAAAGGATTGCCAATCGGGGAGGTGGTCTCAGTTACCAAACAACATTCTGGGATGTTTCAGGAGATAACCATAAATCCTTTTGTTGATTTTGACCGACTTGAGGAAGTTATCATCGTGTTGGATAGACCGCAGACCGATTGGGGAAGGCCATGA
- a CDS encoding serine hydrolase domain-containing protein has protein sequence MRDAVQSGVFPGGVLLVFDHQGIRFHQAYGKADIFRNTPMDLDMVFDLASLTKPLATTLAVAVLVKNGLIGWDDRIGNFLPVFEKRDEGNVCIRDLLAHCAGFAAYRPYYLRTDPLGSKAHLDVLRSLLVEERLQYLPRQEYRYSDVGFMMLHWVIETVSGQKLDRFVQQNVYNLIEGVGLFFNTHESSSHGIRYASTEWCPWRSRLMCGQVHDENAWAFGGVGGHAGLFGRAVDIWLLIRQLLSDLDDESNVPIFPEAIVRELFAPHRFSPRALGFDLPSTTGSSSGRWFSPESIGHLGFTGTSFWVDLKRRVGVILLTNRVHPSRRNIAIRAFRPLLHDAVMETFGYGHSISMNC, from the coding sequence ATGCGGGATGCCGTCCAATCCGGGGTATTTCCTGGAGGGGTCCTGCTTGTTTTCGATCATCAGGGAATCCGGTTCCATCAAGCTTATGGGAAAGCCGATATTTTCCGGAATACCCCAATGGATCTGGATATGGTGTTTGATCTGGCATCCTTGACAAAGCCTCTCGCAACAACGCTTGCCGTTGCGGTTCTGGTCAAAAACGGCCTCATCGGATGGGATGATCGCATCGGGAACTTTCTTCCCGTATTTGAAAAACGGGATGAAGGCAATGTCTGCATCCGGGACTTACTGGCGCACTGTGCCGGGTTTGCCGCTTATCGACCGTATTATCTGAGGACCGATCCTTTGGGTTCAAAGGCGCATCTGGATGTATTGCGGTCGTTGCTTGTTGAGGAGAGACTCCAATACTTGCCACGTCAGGAATATCGTTATAGTGATGTCGGTTTTATGATGTTGCACTGGGTCATTGAAACCGTGAGTGGCCAAAAACTGGATCGGTTCGTTCAACAGAACGTGTATAACTTGATCGAAGGGGTCGGTCTTTTTTTCAATACGCATGAATCATCGTCCCATGGCATACGTTATGCTTCAACCGAATGGTGCCCTTGGCGCAGTCGGCTCATGTGTGGACAGGTTCATGACGAAAACGCATGGGCATTCGGTGGGGTCGGCGGCCATGCCGGTCTGTTCGGAAGGGCAGTCGATATTTGGCTTTTGATCCGCCAATTGTTGTCGGATCTGGATGACGAATCGAATGTACCGATATTTCCGGAGGCAATCGTTCGAGAGTTGTTTGCTCCACATCGTTTCTCCCCCAGGGCGCTGGGGTTTGATCTGCCGTCAACGACGGGTTCCTCCAGCGGACGATGGTTTTCGCCAGAAAGTATCGGGCATCTCGGTTTCACAGGAACATCCTTTTGGGTGGATTTGAAGCGGCGTGTGGGCGTGATCCTCCTGACGAATCGGGTTCATCCTTCCAGACGCAACATCGCCATTCGCGCATTTCGTCCGTTGCTGCACGATGCCGTTATGGAAACATTTGGGTACGGACATTCGATATCAATGAATTGCTGA